A window from Amblyomma americanum isolate KBUSLIRL-KWMA chromosome 7, ASM5285725v1, whole genome shotgun sequence encodes these proteins:
- the LOC144097352 gene encoding uncharacterized protein LOC144097352, which yields MSCAFQDLVLLLQENVASVVLVFKVLPRHFDEPRKAQFEDRRRRQLNRRLSATLKRLSGVHILNPEHRFLDASGKPMLSLFAADRYHVARDRGIDQMSKIIVAALVKIYGPGIASASRARPGEVYVVHRCRRCGAKGHKTDHCWAYCSPRRHAAAGRG from the exons atgtcttgcgcattccaggacctcgttttgctgctgcaggagaacgtggccagtgtcgtgctggtcttcaaagtcttgccacgccatttcgatgagccacgtaaggcgcaatttgaggaccgccggcgtcgccagctgaaccgccgtctgtcagccacgctgaagcgcttgtcgggcgtgcacattctcaaccccgag catcgtttcctggatgcttctggcaagccgatgctgtccttgtttgccgcagaccgatatcacgtggcgagagaccggggcatcgaccagatgtcaaagattatcgtcgcggccctcgtcaagatctacggaccagggatagcgtcggcttcaagggcaagaccaggagaggtgtacgtcgtgcaccggtgtcgtcggtgcggagccaaagggcacaagacggaccactgctgggcctactgctcaccgcgccgccacgccgctgcaggtcgcggttga